A region of Anguilla anguilla isolate fAngAng1 chromosome 18, fAngAng1.pri, whole genome shotgun sequence DNA encodes the following proteins:
- the slc17a5 gene encoding sialin, with protein sequence MDYSPSGKETDDITKPLLQRVNGDKVEKAPVCCSSRYGLALLASYGFFVAYTLRVNLSVAMVDMVSAKESANAGSSHCPRPGPELTEREHKGSLYDWDSEMQGWILGSFFYGYILMQIPGGYLARKHGAKWLLGLGILCTAIFTLVTPLAAELGAGYLIAVRVLEGVGEGVTFPAMHSMWASWAPPLERSRLLTISYTGAQLGTVVALPLSGYLCYYLDWTYVFYVFGVVGVLWFILWTALVSDTPDTHKRISEMERLYIARSLTEEVSPSMDAIPWSSIFSSLPLWAIIVAHFSYNWTFYTLLTLLPTYMNTVLGFSIQQNGLLSALPYLGSWVLALLGGQLADYLREACLFSTVAVRKAFTIIGMVGPAVFLVAAAHTGCDYTAAVGFLTISSGLGGFSSSGFNINHLDIAPSYAGILLGITNTFATIPGMVGPVIARAMTPHNTIEEWQTVFYISAAINVFGAAFYTLFGKGVVQPWAASKLPSHRS encoded by the exons ATGGATTATTCTCCGTCGGGCAAGGAAACTGACGACATTACAAAGCCTTTGTTGCAACGTGTTAATGGCGATAAAGTTGAAAAAG CGCCAGTCTGCTGCTCGTCTCGATATGGTCTCGCCCTGCTGGCGAGCTACGGCTTCTTCGTGGCGTACACCCTGAGGGTCAACCTCAGCGTGGCCATGGTGGACATGGTGAGCGCCAAGGAGAGCGCCAACGCCggctcctcccactgccccAGACCGGGCCCAGAGCTGACGGAGCGCGAACACAAG GGCAGCCTGTACGACTGGGACTCTGAGATGCAGGGGTGGATCCTGGGCTCCTTCTTCTACGGGTACATCCTGATGCAGATCCCGGGCGGGTACCTGGCGCGCAAGCACGGCGCCAAGTGGCTGCTGGGACTGGGCATCCTGTGCACCGCCATCTTCACCCTGGTGACCCCGCTGGCGGCAGAGCTGGGCGCCGGCTACCTGATCGCCGTGAGAGTGCTGGAGGGCGTGGGAGAG GGGGTGACGTTTCCTGCCATGCACAGCATGTGGGCGTCCTGGGCCCCGCCCCTGGAGAGGAGCCGGCTGCTCACCATCTCCTATACAG GTGCTCAGCTAGGCACCGTCGTAGCCCTTCCCTTGTCTGGTTATCTCTGCTATTACTTGGACTGGACCTACGTCTTCTACGTGTTCG GAGTGGTTGGAGTGCTGTGGTTCATCCTGTGGACAGCCCTGGTGAGCGACACCCCAGACACGCACAAGAGAATATCAGAGATGGAGAGGCTCTACATCGCAAGGTCACTGACGGAAGAG GTTTCCCCGTCCATGGATGCTATTCCCTGGTCATCCATCTTCAGTTCCCTGCCTCTGTGGGCCATTATAGTGGCTCATTTCTCCTACAACTGGACCTTCTACACCCTGCTGACTCTGCTCCCCACCTACATGAACACCGTACTGGGCTTCAGCATTCAGCAG AACGGGTTGCTCTCGGCCTTGCCGTACCTGGGATCCTGGGTCCTGGCGTTGCTAGGCGGACAGCTGGCTGACTACCTGAGAGAAGCCTGCCTCTTCTCCACTGTGGCTGTGCGCAAGGCTTTTACCATCATAG GGATGGTGGGGCCAGCCGTGTTCCTGGTGGCAGCCGCACACACTGGCTGTGACTACACCGCGGCTGTGGGCTTCCTCACCATCTCCTCTGGCCTGGGGGGCTTCTCCTCCTCCGGCTTCAACATAAACCATCTGGACATCGCACCCTC gtATGCAGGAATCTTGCTGGGGATCACTAACACATTTGCTACGATACCAGGCATGGTGGGACCAGTCATTGCCAGAGCTATGACACCACAT